In Thermodesulforhabdus norvegica, a single window of DNA contains:
- a CDS encoding NAD(P)-binding protein, whose product MAAEKKLSCEVASLRQKLWDALVNGKFDQPRSRYFAEEMLNLVDDISWGRAGEGHVDAVKNLAEKIISEGESESSVKTARDILNDLIAGEEVFHSHVATRNCPSGDCVVLAPSPCQMACPAGLDIPSYVTLIAMGKDDEAVEIIREDNPFPWVCGLVCTHPCEFVCVRGRIDEPIAIRNLKAFASERVMSRGGYRNPVKAPDKGKKVCIIGAGPAGLTAAYFLALKGYGVTVIDALPVAGGMMMVGIPRFRLPREVIDREVDAILALGVELRLNTRLGRDVTIEQLNQEGYEAILIAIGAHGSFRMNVPGEDDYPQVVSAVDFLRRVALGERLKPGRRVAIIGGGNVAIDAARTCIRLGCEKVTIVYRRSRVEMPASEEEVLQAEEEGVDFVFLTVPVEVVGSNGKVTGLKCVRTQLGPPDDQGRRRPVPVPGSEHIIEVDAVITAIGQKVEKEGLIELKGLDWTRRETIRVNTVTMETSIEGVFAAGDVVTGPATVIEAIGAGKKAADAIDRYLQGLPQPKRPPVPVRRRRLECLKTTASQKMRLHRPQMPLLNCDRRRITFQQVELGYDEDDARAEGYRCLRCDICRRCGRCVEVCRDLMKVDALPLGHFDFDHPVATDFRQVREKCILCGACAANCPNEAMVMEEKDGERILYLCGTELNRLKLEYCTECGKPLGPERYHDFVMQRLRAEVPVTGDMRICIDCARKRFARSHDDSQIPPA is encoded by the coding sequence ATGGCTGCGGAAAAGAAACTTTCCTGTGAGGTTGCCTCATTAAGGCAAAAGTTGTGGGATGCGCTGGTGAACGGAAAATTCGACCAGCCGAGGTCCCGGTACTTTGCAGAAGAAATGCTGAACCTGGTTGATGATATTTCCTGGGGCAGGGCAGGTGAAGGTCATGTTGATGCCGTGAAAAATCTTGCGGAAAAGATAATATCAGAGGGTGAGAGTGAAAGTTCTGTTAAAACCGCCCGGGATATTCTCAACGACCTGATTGCCGGTGAAGAAGTATTCCACAGTCATGTTGCTACGAGGAACTGCCCCAGCGGAGATTGCGTTGTGCTTGCTCCGTCTCCCTGCCAGATGGCCTGCCCTGCCGGGCTGGATATTCCAAGCTACGTGACGCTCATAGCTATGGGTAAAGACGACGAGGCCGTTGAGATCATCAGGGAGGATAACCCCTTTCCCTGGGTTTGCGGCCTTGTTTGTACCCATCCCTGTGAATTCGTCTGCGTTCGGGGAAGAATCGATGAACCCATAGCGATAAGGAATCTGAAGGCCTTTGCTTCGGAACGGGTTATGTCGCGGGGAGGTTACAGAAACCCCGTGAAGGCTCCGGACAAGGGCAAGAAGGTCTGTATAATCGGTGCCGGCCCGGCAGGGCTTACGGCCGCGTACTTTCTGGCCTTAAAAGGTTACGGGGTTACCGTCATCGATGCCCTGCCCGTTGCAGGCGGTATGATGATGGTGGGAATACCCAGATTCAGACTGCCCCGGGAAGTGATAGATCGTGAAGTCGATGCAATCCTGGCTCTGGGCGTTGAATTGAGGCTGAATACGCGGCTGGGAAGAGATGTGACCATAGAGCAATTAAACCAGGAGGGATACGAGGCCATACTCATCGCCATCGGTGCACACGGCTCCTTCAGGATGAATGTACCCGGTGAGGACGATTATCCACAGGTCGTGAGTGCCGTCGATTTCCTGAGGCGTGTTGCTCTCGGAGAAAGGCTCAAACCGGGCCGGAGGGTTGCCATAATAGGCGGTGGAAACGTTGCAATTGATGCCGCCCGTACCTGTATAAGACTTGGCTGTGAGAAGGTCACCATAGTTTACCGTCGTTCTCGTGTGGAGATGCCGGCAAGCGAAGAGGAAGTCCTTCAGGCCGAAGAAGAAGGAGTTGATTTTGTATTCCTGACCGTGCCCGTTGAGGTTGTCGGTAGTAACGGAAAGGTTACGGGCCTCAAGTGTGTGAGAACACAGCTTGGCCCCCCTGACGATCAGGGCCGTCGTAGGCCTGTGCCGGTTCCCGGGAGTGAACACATCATAGAGGTTGATGCCGTTATAACCGCCATCGGCCAGAAGGTGGAAAAAGAGGGCCTGATTGAGCTGAAAGGGCTCGACTGGACCCGAAGAGAAACCATACGGGTTAATACGGTGACAATGGAGACCTCCATTGAGGGGGTCTTCGCCGCCGGTGACGTCGTTACCGGACCGGCAACCGTGATCGAAGCAATCGGAGCAGGTAAGAAGGCAGCCGATGCCATCGACAGGTATCTTCAGGGACTGCCCCAACCCAAAAGACCGCCGGTTCCCGTGAGAAGACGGCGTCTGGAATGTCTGAAAACAACGGCGTCTCAAAAGATGAGACTTCACAGGCCTCAAATGCCTCTGCTGAACTGCGATCGACGCCGCATTACTTTTCAGCAGGTGGAATTGGGCTACGATGAGGACGATGCCAGAGCCGAAGGATACCGGTGTTTAAGGTGCGACATCTGCCGTCGCTGTGGTCGTTGTGTCGAGGTCTGCAGAGATCTTATGAAGGTGGATGCGTTACCTCTGGGGCACTTCGACTTTGACCATCCCGTTGCGACCGATTTCAGGCAGGTGCGGGAAAAGTGCATTCTTTGTGGTGCCTGTGCCGCCAATTGTCCCAACGAAGCAATGGTCATGGAGGAAAAGGACGGAGAACGGATACTCTACCTGTGCGGAACCGAACTGAATCGCTTGAAACTCGAATACTGTACCGAATGTGGTAAACCCCTGGGACCCGAGAGGTATCACGACTTTGTCATGCAAAGGCTGAGAGCAGAAGTACCAGTAACGGGTGATATGAGGATATGCATTGATTGCGCCAGAAAAAGATTTGCCAGATCCCATGACGATTCTCAGATTCCGCCGGCCTGA
- a CDS encoding CGGC domain-containing protein produces MKKVAILSCGQYMDSGYGCPGEWRCYKAAALGEGKFDEPSQVVFWIACECPGKTVIPNTKMAMKLSEMKPEAIYMSTCMVGSFPGCPHYKPEEMAQKLQDTFGIPVIMGTHEYT; encoded by the coding sequence ATGAAAAAAGTGGCAATTCTTAGCTGCGGGCAATACATGGACAGCGGTTACGGTTGTCCGGGTGAATGGCGCTGTTACAAGGCGGCCGCTCTTGGAGAAGGCAAATTCGACGAGCCTTCTCAGGTTGTCTTCTGGATTGCCTGTGAATGTCCCGGCAAAACCGTTATTCCCAATACCAAGATGGCCATGAAGCTTTCCGAGATGAAACCCGAGGCAATCTACATGAGCACCTGCATGGTTGGGTCCTTTCCGGGATGTCCTCATTACAAGCCCGAAGAAATGGCCCAAAAGCTTCAGGACACTTTCGGTATACCTGTGATTATGGGAACCCATGAATATACCTAG
- a CDS encoding TatD family hydrolase → MRTELPELLAIDSHCHADIMNSLVPEFFDTYHRMRVGGISWSYVEGIKSYRHYPEYWNRLKELCQRLRQQGLFFYYLVGIHPRCIPPDLDGTSGLPREVTESMLEHLSSPLCLGIGEIGIDTGSEREERIFRLQLEWAEEQVVPGKRVGIHTPRQNKKDITRRILDILSYYEPLHPFTVIDHVTPETFPYVHEQGLVAGLTLQEGKCSKKDLITMLERHGDALKGLMLNSDGARSISKPFFDFICDRSFPDEELKKGLLRDHCLNFFAIRDR, encoded by the coding sequence ATGAGAACAGAATTACCGGAGCTCCTGGCAATCGATTCTCACTGCCATGCCGACATCATGAACTCCCTGGTGCCAGAATTTTTTGACACTTACCACAGAATGCGGGTTGGAGGGATAAGCTGGTCTTACGTCGAGGGTATTAAATCTTATCGTCACTATCCTGAATACTGGAATCGGCTTAAGGAACTCTGCCAGAGACTCCGGCAACAGGGTCTGTTTTTTTATTACCTCGTGGGCATTCACCCCCGCTGTATCCCTCCGGACCTCGACGGAACCTCTGGCCTTCCCCGGGAAGTCACCGAATCGATGCTTGAACACCTTTCGTCGCCCCTCTGCCTCGGCATCGGAGAAATAGGCATCGATACGGGTTCAGAAAGAGAGGAGCGCATCTTCCGGCTACAACTTGAATGGGCAGAAGAACAGGTGGTTCCCGGAAAGCGTGTAGGGATACACACTCCCAGGCAGAATAAGAAGGATATAACAAGGCGGATTCTCGATATCTTATCCTACTACGAACCCCTTCATCCCTTTACGGTCATAGACCACGTAACCCCCGAAACCTTCCCTTACGTGCACGAACAGGGTCTGGTTGCCGGACTGACTCTGCAGGAAGGCAAGTGTTCCAAGAAGGACCTGATAACGATGCTTGAGCGGCACGGAGACGCCCTCAAAGGGTTAATGCTTAACAGCGACGGTGCCAGGTCTATTTCGAAACCCTTCTTTGATTTTATTTGCGATAGATCATTCCCCGACGAAGAGCTGAAAAAAGGGCTTTTACGGGATCACTGTTTAAATTTCTTCGCAATAAGAGACCGTTGA
- a CDS encoding molybdopterin-dependent oxidoreductase, translating into MSKTVYSLCFMCTVRCPIKVEVENGQVKWIEGNPHVPGIEGSLCAKGAAAIALLNDTQRLQGPMVRTGPRGSGQWKRVSWDEAFDLVAKKLGEIIEKYGGRSVVLGERTNLATHVSKTFLRCIGSPNHFTHDALCKGSVNTACRSLFGYTDAQMGIDYKNVKHIVFYGRNFFESLEVKPINFLMEALEKGARITYIDPRVTVTATKAHRYFMIRPGTDLALNYALIHVILKERLYDVKFVDKWVHGLGKLEEFVQPYTPEWAERETGIPADRIVELAREVSKDKPSVVFHYGYRGASHTNEIYLRRSILILNVLMGNIEAKGGLFFKKGPGEVGGKPARKLTEQEGLPRVEEVRFDKVGTESLPLPDPNHGVPQMLPYAILNEDPYPIKAFIVNRFEPLHSIPDRKLMERALEKLDLIVTVDVRWSDIAWYSDIVLPESTFLERTDCVQQANGLKPQMFLRRQAVPPRYDTRPYSIIVKEIATRLGHGRFFPYETMEDLVRWQLEGTGFTLEDFEEKGFVSYTDSQIFWDRENGLKLKTPSKKIEFVSSLLENAGFPSFPPYEPVLPPPEGRYRLMVGRCAVHTHVSTQNNPYLNELVPENVLWINTREAERLGIKNGDLVEVSSPCGDGCVKAYVTDLIHPEAVFMLHGFGHTARFAERSYGKGISDALLQENKSDMVGGSPALDETIVTVRRAYRKA; encoded by the coding sequence ATGAGTAAAACCGTTTACAGTCTGTGTTTTATGTGCACCGTCAGGTGTCCGATCAAGGTAGAGGTGGAAAACGGGCAGGTTAAGTGGATTGAGGGAAATCCTCATGTTCCCGGAATTGAAGGTAGCCTTTGTGCCAAAGGTGCGGCAGCGATTGCCCTTCTGAACGATACTCAGAGGCTTCAGGGGCCGATGGTTCGTACGGGGCCCAGAGGATCGGGGCAGTGGAAAAGGGTTTCCTGGGACGAAGCCTTCGATCTTGTGGCGAAGAAACTTGGAGAAATAATAGAAAAATACGGCGGACGGAGTGTCGTGCTGGGTGAGCGCACCAATCTCGCCACCCATGTTTCCAAGACCTTCTTAAGATGCATTGGAAGTCCCAATCACTTTACCCACGATGCCCTGTGCAAGGGATCGGTCAACACGGCCTGCAGGTCTCTTTTCGGCTATACCGATGCTCAGATGGGAATTGATTACAAAAATGTAAAACACATTGTCTTTTACGGGCGCAATTTCTTTGAATCCCTTGAAGTCAAGCCCATTAATTTCCTGATGGAGGCACTGGAGAAGGGAGCCAGGATTACCTACATAGACCCACGCGTAACGGTTACGGCCACCAAGGCCCATCGTTATTTTATGATCCGACCGGGCACGGACCTGGCCCTGAATTATGCTCTCATTCATGTCATCCTTAAGGAACGCCTTTATGATGTGAAGTTCGTCGATAAATGGGTTCACGGTCTGGGAAAACTGGAAGAGTTTGTTCAGCCTTATACGCCCGAATGGGCAGAGCGTGAAACGGGAATTCCTGCGGATAGGATTGTTGAGCTGGCGAGGGAGGTCAGCAAAGATAAACCTTCTGTGGTATTCCATTACGGTTACAGAGGGGCAAGCCATACCAACGAGATATACCTTCGTCGTTCCATCTTAATACTGAATGTTCTCATGGGTAACATTGAGGCGAAAGGTGGTCTCTTTTTCAAGAAGGGTCCGGGAGAAGTCGGAGGGAAACCGGCCAGAAAGCTTACCGAACAGGAGGGGCTTCCCAGGGTGGAAGAGGTACGCTTTGACAAGGTTGGTACTGAAAGCCTTCCTCTTCCAGACCCCAACCACGGCGTGCCTCAGATGCTGCCTTATGCCATACTCAACGAGGATCCCTACCCCATAAAAGCTTTCATAGTGAATCGATTTGAGCCCCTTCACTCCATCCCCGATCGAAAGCTCATGGAAAGGGCGCTGGAGAAGCTGGATCTTATAGTAACGGTTGACGTGAGGTGGAGCGACATAGCCTGGTACTCCGACATCGTTCTTCCGGAATCCACCTTTCTGGAAAGAACCGATTGCGTCCAGCAGGCCAACGGCCTGAAACCTCAAATGTTCCTGCGGCGACAGGCCGTACCGCCCAGATACGATACCAGGCCTTATTCGATAATAGTAAAGGAAATTGCGACCCGTCTCGGTCACGGCCGTTTCTTTCCATACGAAACCATGGAAGACCTCGTGAGATGGCAGCTGGAAGGGACGGGATTCACTCTGGAAGATTTTGAAGAAAAAGGCTTTGTTTCTTACACTGATTCCCAGATTTTCTGGGATCGTGAAAATGGTCTTAAACTGAAGACGCCTTCGAAGAAAATAGAGTTTGTTTCGTCTCTTCTGGAAAATGCCGGATTTCCTTCTTTCCCTCCCTATGAGCCTGTTTTGCCCCCGCCGGAGGGCCGATACAGACTCATGGTCGGGCGCTGTGCCGTCCATACTCACGTATCTACCCAGAACAACCCCTATCTCAACGAACTCGTACCCGAAAACGTCCTGTGGATTAACACCAGAGAAGCCGAAAGGCTGGGGATTAAAAATGGGGATCTTGTGGAAGTGTCGTCGCCCTGTGGAGATGGCTGCGTTAAGGCTTACGTGACCGATCTGATCCATCCCGAAGCCGTGTTCATGCTTCACGGTTTTGGGCATACTGCGAGGTTTGCCGAGCGCTCTTACGGAAAAGGTATATCCGATGCCCTTCTTCAGGAAAACAAGTCAGATATGGTAGGGGGAAGCCCTGCTCTGGATGAAACCATCGTTACAGTACGTCGCGCTTACAGGAAAGCTTAA
- a CDS encoding universal stress protein has protein sequence MNCPVCGEEVRREKSYCERCAFVYRPVPGEGEASYSKRLALHKEMWAHIEKCPHTSGPLPGEHKILFCTDLYASSDFAFKAAVDLARECNGELIVFHVLESRHRYSGHVITADGETWPSSEVFERLKKSLHQYYSAKMEPGTPVKMRIEAKGGIPWVEIVRFARREKTDMIVMGPYSIKDPSQNGFNLERPHLGETASKVSLRAHCPVAIVTSPDQRLSLEETTKKQG, from the coding sequence ATGAATTGCCCGGTTTGCGGAGAAGAAGTCAGGCGCGAAAAAAGTTATTGTGAAAGATGTGCTTTTGTATATCGCCCCGTCCCCGGCGAAGGTGAAGCGTCTTACAGTAAACGCCTTGCACTGCACAAAGAAATGTGGGCTCATATCGAAAAATGCCCTCACACATCAGGCCCCCTCCCGGGGGAACACAAAATTCTGTTTTGCACAGACCTTTACGCAAGTTCCGATTTTGCCTTTAAGGCCGCCGTTGATCTGGCCCGGGAGTGCAACGGAGAACTCATCGTTTTCCATGTGCTAGAATCCCGGCATCGCTACTCCGGACATGTGATCACGGCCGATGGGGAAACCTGGCCTTCCAGTGAAGTCTTTGAAAGACTCAAAAAAAGCCTGCACCAATACTACTCGGCTAAAATGGAGCCGGGAACTCCTGTGAAGATGCGCATTGAGGCCAAAGGCGGAATACCCTGGGTGGAAATCGTAAGGTTTGCCCGAAGGGAAAAGACAGACATGATAGTTATGGGGCCCTATTCGATAAAGGACCCTTCACAGAACGGGTTCAACCTCGAGAGGCCTCATCTGGGAGAGACCGCAAGTAAGGTGAGCCTCAGGGCTCATTGCCCGGTAGCCATCGTAACATCGCCGGACCAGAGGCTGAGCCTCGAGGAGACGACGAAGAAACAGGGATAA
- a CDS encoding (Fe-S)-binding protein: protein MTGEGIRINPSVIKEILDQNNGARIRTWLSICSRCGLCAESCFFYLANNKDLRFSPAYKFHRTLGTLYKKKGKVDEKFLQECLDIAWGECTTCKRCSMYCPFGIDIASMISLVRTICYSQGFVPEGLARTLPNYRQFGNQMAVTAEDLVETCEWMAEEARDEIKGVEIPIDLAGARYMYTINPREVMFYPQDLAMAAQIFRVAGESWTIPTSGWDCTNLAMYAGDKKLAGEVVEAMYKKARELGVEAILITECGHAFRSAAFEGPYLAGYRNGKPPVPVKHSVELFYEYLRDGKIKIDPAKKIDVPITYQDPCNVSRNGGLWEQGREIMRYIAEDFRDMSPNRDHNHCCGGGGGFIPMGGPFRKRRMISGRVKAEQIRATGAKIVVTPCHNCYDQINDLNKEYNLGVRVVSLKELIVETMFVPEELRPDEQQREESSSDEV from the coding sequence ATGACGGGAGAAGGAATTCGAATTAATCCTTCTGTAATCAAAGAAATACTCGACCAGAACAACGGAGCAAGGATAAGGACATGGCTCAGCATATGCTCCCGCTGCGGGCTCTGTGCTGAATCATGTTTTTTCTATCTGGCCAACAATAAAGACCTTCGCTTCTCGCCGGCCTATAAATTCCACAGAACCCTTGGAACTCTTTACAAAAAGAAAGGCAAGGTGGACGAAAAATTTCTGCAGGAGTGTCTGGATATTGCCTGGGGTGAATGTACCACTTGCAAGAGATGCTCCATGTATTGCCCCTTCGGTATAGACATTGCCTCGATGATTTCTCTGGTGCGAACCATCTGCTACAGCCAGGGGTTTGTTCCGGAAGGGCTCGCAAGGACTTTGCCCAATTACCGTCAATTCGGGAATCAGATGGCCGTAACGGCGGAAGACCTCGTGGAAACCTGTGAATGGATGGCCGAAGAGGCCCGTGATGAGATAAAGGGCGTGGAGATTCCCATAGACCTTGCCGGTGCCCGGTACATGTACACCATAAATCCCAGAGAGGTTATGTTTTATCCTCAGGACCTCGCCATGGCGGCTCAGATTTTCAGGGTCGCCGGAGAAAGCTGGACCATTCCAACCTCAGGGTGGGACTGTACAAATCTGGCGATGTATGCGGGGGATAAAAAACTGGCCGGTGAGGTCGTTGAGGCCATGTACAAAAAGGCCCGGGAACTCGGGGTGGAGGCCATACTCATAACCGAGTGTGGCCATGCCTTCAGATCCGCCGCCTTTGAAGGACCTTACCTTGCCGGCTACCGAAACGGAAAGCCCCCCGTTCCCGTAAAGCACTCCGTCGAGCTTTTTTACGAATACCTCAGAGACGGAAAAATCAAGATAGATCCTGCAAAGAAAATAGATGTCCCTATCACCTATCAGGATCCCTGCAATGTCAGCAGAAACGGGGGCCTCTGGGAACAGGGACGGGAAATCATGCGCTACATTGCCGAGGACTTTCGAGACATGTCCCCTAACAGGGATCACAATCACTGCTGTGGTGGAGGTGGTGGTTTTATTCCCATGGGAGGCCCATTTCGTAAGAGGCGCATGATTTCGGGAAGGGTAAAGGCAGAACAAATCAGAGCAACAGGGGCAAAGATTGTAGTTACGCCCTGCCATAATTGCTACGACCAGATAAACGACCTGAACAAAGAATACAATCTTGGCGTAAGGGTCGTATCCCTTAAAGAGCTTATTGTTGAAACAATGTTCGTACCGGAGGAATTAAGGCCCGACGAGCAACAACGGGAAGAATCATCATCAGATGAGGTATAA
- a CDS encoding sulfite exporter TauE/SafE family protein: MRSRFKPIVFAFLVLCLLGWIGMIHSSMAQDQVGPISGISGKLAEIISSTPRCAGEVTKGCINPEAPRGYLGIPGAPKPSYLIGLLWAIWVGWIFSTVGAFGGIMAGVGHITIFGLANYARSFKATNPPLNKFLTDSIRVSNQFLVGLSALVSTINYAKMKRLIAPLGIAMGVGSVVGSTLVPILTAGKISLKAYLGYFGLAVFLVAGFMFYSTTERARAKRKAASEAAKRFEEAVKQKGDTSALGVRIQCFTPATCEFTFSGVEFKFNPFMAALGGFFIAAMASFLGIGGGFLLVPFMTDILKLPMFIVAGTSALIVLIGMVVSIFNYMVIKGVMVWWPLIAVELIGIFVGSMIGPRTQKYIPDVWLKRLFVLLAIYVGIRYTSKGFLGYSIVPPY; the protein is encoded by the coding sequence ATGAGGAGCAGGTTCAAACCCATTGTCTTTGCATTTCTGGTTTTGTGTCTTCTGGGATGGATCGGTATGATCCACAGCAGTATGGCTCAGGATCAGGTGGGACCGATCTCGGGCATTTCCGGAAAGCTTGCAGAGATCATTTCAAGCACTCCCAGGTGTGCCGGTGAAGTAACCAAGGGCTGTATAAATCCCGAGGCGCCAAGAGGCTATCTCGGTATCCCCGGCGCACCTAAGCCGTCCTATTTAATAGGTCTTCTGTGGGCCATCTGGGTGGGATGGATATTCTCAACCGTTGGCGCTTTCGGGGGAATCATGGCCGGAGTTGGTCACATCACCATCTTCGGGCTGGCCAACTACGCCCGCTCCTTTAAGGCAACCAACCCACCACTGAACAAATTTCTCACCGATTCAATCCGTGTCTCCAATCAGTTTCTTGTCGGCTTAAGCGCCCTCGTTTCAACGATAAACTATGCGAAGATGAAACGCCTTATAGCCCCGCTGGGAATTGCGATGGGAGTGGGCTCGGTCGTCGGCAGCACCCTTGTGCCGATTCTGACGGCAGGGAAAATCAGCCTGAAGGCATATCTCGGATACTTCGGTCTCGCCGTATTCCTTGTGGCCGGTTTTATGTTTTACAGCACCACCGAAAGAGCCCGAGCCAAGCGCAAAGCGGCATCGGAAGCAGCCAAGCGCTTCGAAGAAGCGGTTAAGCAGAAAGGCGACACTTCCGCGCTTGGTGTCAGGATACAGTGTTTCACTCCCGCTACCTGTGAATTCACCTTCAGCGGCGTTGAGTTCAAATTCAATCCCTTTATGGCCGCCCTTGGCGGATTTTTCATCGCCGCAATGGCATCTTTCCTTGGAATAGGTGGAGGATTTCTCCTGGTCCCGTTCATGACAGACATACTCAAGCTTCCCATGTTTATCGTTGCGGGGACATCGGCTCTTATAGTTCTGATCGGCATGGTGGTGAGCATCTTCAACTATATGGTCATCAAAGGCGTTATGGTCTGGTGGCCTCTGATAGCCGTTGAGCTAATCGGTATTTTTGTAGGATCCATGATCGGTCCTCGTACCCAGAAATACATTCCTGACGTGTGGCTGAAACGCCTCTTTGTGCTGCTGGCAATTTATGTGGGCATCCGCTACACATCAAAAGGATTTCTGGGCTACAGCATCGTACCGCCCTATTAA
- a CDS encoding FAD-dependent oxidoreductase, translated as MGGNGPLKVVIVGAVACGPKVACRLRRLLPDAEITVLERGDHISYGACGIPYYVEGLFPEVEMLTETPVGVRRTAAFFEKAKGVRVLTRKEVFSIDRERKVVRVRDLNDGKEDEIPYDRLVLATGASPIKPPVKGIDLKNVFFVRTPEDARKIRDAALNSSSKKAVVVGAGYIGIEMAEALASIGLEVSVVEMFDQIFPQFLDLELALLVEKHVRSKGVRVYTGEKVLEIGGKDSVESVKTEKREIPADLVVVATGVRPNDELARAANLACHPRGGILVNAYCQTNDPDIYAGGDCALNQYVSPITGEYLYIPLGSTANKHGRIIANHIAGLPTPFPGVACTSICKVFDYTAGRTGLTEKNATDMNYDVESVIWAGPDKPHYMGAKPLVIKLTASKRYRKIVGVQIVGPGDVARRIDVVATALSLDATLDKLAYLDLAYAPPYSPPLDPIITAAHVLLNKLNGFAKGLNPLEAKRWMDEKKDLLLLDVRTPQEFSEVRIPDDRVVHIPLGALRERISELPRDRDILAFCKVSMRGYEAQRILNAAGFERVWFIEGGIVAWPFDLETS; from the coding sequence ATGGGTGGTAATGGGCCGTTGAAGGTTGTAATTGTCGGGGCCGTCGCCTGTGGGCCAAAAGTAGCCTGCAGGCTAAGGAGGCTTTTACCCGATGCCGAGATCACGGTTCTGGAAAGGGGAGATCACATTTCCTACGGTGCCTGCGGAATTCCTTACTATGTGGAAGGGCTGTTCCCTGAAGTGGAAATGCTTACGGAAACCCCCGTCGGTGTCAGGCGCACTGCCGCCTTTTTTGAAAAAGCCAAGGGCGTAAGGGTTCTCACCCGTAAGGAAGTCTTTTCTATCGACAGGGAGCGTAAGGTTGTAAGAGTAAGGGACCTCAACGACGGGAAAGAAGATGAAATACCTTACGACCGTCTCGTTCTGGCTACGGGTGCATCTCCCATAAAACCGCCCGTGAAGGGAATCGATCTCAAAAATGTCTTTTTCGTCAGGACCCCGGAGGATGCCAGAAAAATTCGTGATGCAGCGCTGAACTCGAGCTCAAAGAAGGCCGTCGTCGTTGGTGCCGGATATATCGGCATCGAGATGGCAGAGGCTCTCGCCTCGATCGGGCTGGAGGTTTCTGTTGTGGAAATGTTCGATCAGATCTTTCCCCAGTTTCTTGATCTGGAACTGGCGCTTCTGGTTGAAAAGCATGTAAGGAGCAAGGGGGTTCGTGTCTATACCGGGGAAAAAGTGCTTGAGATTGGTGGGAAAGACTCTGTCGAGTCTGTGAAGACGGAGAAGCGAGAGATTCCCGCCGATCTTGTTGTTGTTGCGACCGGCGTGAGGCCTAACGATGAACTGGCCAGAGCGGCAAATCTGGCGTGCCATCCCAGAGGCGGAATTCTTGTGAATGCCTATTGTCAGACGAACGATCCTGACATCTATGCGGGTGGAGATTGTGCCCTGAACCAGTATGTTTCTCCGATAACCGGAGAATACCTTTACATTCCCCTGGGTTCCACTGCAAACAAGCACGGCCGAATTATCGCAAACCACATAGCCGGACTTCCCACTCCTTTTCCCGGTGTGGCCTGTACCAGTATCTGTAAGGTTTTTGACTATACGGCGGGGCGTACGGGACTTACGGAGAAAAACGCTACCGACATGAACTACGATGTGGAATCGGTCATCTGGGCTGGGCCGGATAAGCCCCATTACATGGGAGCCAAACCTCTCGTGATAAAACTTACCGCCTCAAAGCGTTATCGTAAGATTGTCGGGGTTCAGATTGTGGGTCCCGGAGATGTTGCCCGCAGAATAGATGTGGTGGCAACGGCTCTGTCCCTCGATGCCACGCTGGACAAGCTGGCTTATCTTGATCTTGCCTATGCTCCCCCCTATTCGCCTCCTCTGGATCCCATCATAACGGCAGCCCATGTGCTTCTTAATAAGTTGAACGGTTTTGCTAAAGGATTAAACCCCCTTGAAGCAAAGCGGTGGATGGATGAGAAGAAGGATCTCCTGCTTCTGGATGTGAGAACGCCGCAGGAGTTTTCGGAAGTAAGGATACCCGACGATCGGGTTGTTCACATACCCCTGGGGGCTCTTAGAGAAAGAATCTCGGAGCTGCCCAGAGACAGGGACATTCTGGCCTTCTGCAAGGTAAGCATGAGAGGCTATGAAGCCCAGCGAATCCTTAATGCTGCCGGATTTGAAAGGGTCTGGTTTATCGAAGGTGGAATTGTAGCCTGGCCCTTCGATCTCGAAACATCGTAG
- a CDS encoding 4Fe-4S dicluster domain-containing protein, producing MSQYYLMQDSKRCINCHACEVACKSNKQLPVGPKICEVVAVGPRFVGTLPRAFFKFIPCYHCEKPWCVAVCPTGAMQKRHDGIVYVDSELCVGCKACMQACPWGAPQWNPETKKVVKCDYCMDRLDKGLKPACVTVCTTKCLYFGKAGEVPSIQRQRTAKQMAVFE from the coding sequence ATGAGCCAGTATTATCTTATGCAGGATTCTAAGAGGTGCATTAACTGTCATGCCTGTGAGGTTGCCTGCAAGAGCAACAAGCAACTACCCGTTGGACCGAAGATATGTGAAGTCGTAGCCGTTGGACCCAGGTTCGTTGGAACTTTGCCCAGGGCTTTTTTCAAGTTCATTCCCTGTTATCACTGCGAAAAACCCTGGTGTGTGGCCGTTTGCCCAACCGGCGCCATGCAGAAGCGCCACGACGGCATAGTCTATGTTGATTCCGAGTTATGTGTGGGCTGCAAGGCCTGCATGCAGGCCTGTCCCTGGGGAGCTCCTCAGTGGAACCCCGAAACGAAGAAGGTTGTTAAATGTGACTACTGTATGGATCGGCTGGATAAGGGGTTGAAACCGGCCTGCGTAACGGTCTGCACGACAAAGTGTCTCTATTTCGGTAAGGCCGGTGAGGTTCCTTCGATTCAGCGGCAGAGAACGGCTAAACAGATGGCGGTCTTTGAGTGA